From Rutidosis leptorrhynchoides isolate AG116_Rl617_1_P2 chromosome 3, CSIRO_AGI_Rlap_v1, whole genome shotgun sequence, a single genomic window includes:
- the LOC139896877 gene encoding uncharacterized protein, whose translation MGLGPIARRRFNEKTLKELIDPKMIEEDDEQAFTLNKGPNQDSFDTFSKVAYQCLAETQARRPTMETVIEELHKALTFQGETTVLSRFQHADIVRATANFAEKYCVGLDTYNAVYKAELDQFESKSSSSISKRISVAIKLISGRKHGQEKQNFVDEIELRTRYKHPNVASLIGFCDKGTEMILVYEHGSNGSLNDYLISNHDTRSKLTWKMRLQICLEIARGLDHLHTKMDNKQKIIHGDIKSANILLVKKLEAELEAKIAYFGLFKLHLENQDTSTHLTNDSIDTKVYRDPEYERTGKLEIESDIYAFGVVLFEIFCGRLAYDSYYIVENDKGLAPIACRRFNEGTIKEMMDPMLSEETDVFSTNKGPNQDSLDTFLDIAYECLGETQAMRPKMETVIKELEKALDFQENLMNNLQISLEDIKFATQNFSQENCIKKGRDWKAYKGELLHANANANANAIVNVRTPIVAKRWNSKSGRGDRQFRTELDILLKRKHENIIGLVGYCNKMNETIIVYQDVPNSSLDKYLSDASLNWMKRLEICIAVATGSEFFHKRDVTLKKVALKDIKSSSILINVETKNDWKAKISILEMSLLDSLDLETEHVSDDAYGYLDREYAKREKSVVYSLGVILFEILCGRLAWVEGYIEKSESLVPFAKRHYEEGKLDEMVFEGLKKQIVSTSLATFADIAYQCLRDNGDDRPEATEIVKQLKRALEFQEYEIWEPKLPGNYKEIIGMSETPEIFTSKRKEELYKLLSEGIFIQKEKVWLSLSSTGKVNTFVSATTFSYGDRRSHKCKSIHKSITRFPRVVKMTDLSNLKIQIKINTDVLSSDVAYGVRLVFKFCDPITDSRKLTYVNLKYKMGDEKLNAYFATHRDDESGWMMIELFQFLKQKQDTVFEVSLESLAQCYCNSRFIYVQGIEFKAIDKVDPKENEKLKVVQKLSSLNVENVKKHIMLSAKEFLYNPPGMTSFHFEPSNDSRFEDVAKLLREQVFRIKCKIEIEKLSPFTEYACYLVFKLSDKCRGLYGPVKVRDILHKKNKPTKFIYFRFPAPYSQHDYANWVPEERKDGWMEVMVWNFNSNYNNKCGKNKIPMNLQLIAYEGTMSGLIVCGLEYRPK comes from the exons ATGGGGCTTGGACCTATTGCACGACGACGATTCAACGAGAAAACTTTAAAGGAATTGATAGATCCTAAGATgatagaagaagatgatgaacaggcGTTCACTCTAAATAAAGGACCCAATCAAGATTCTTTCGACACATTTTCGAAAGTCGCATACCAATGCTTGGCAGAAACGCAAGCCAGGCGTCCAACAATGGAAACTGTCATCGAAGAACTTCATAAAGCATTAACCTTCCAA GGAGAAACGACGGTACTCTCAAGGTTTCAACACGCTGATATAGTACGGGCCACTGCGAATTTTGCAGAAAAGTATTGTGTTGGATTAGACACATATAATGCAGTATACAAAGCAGAACTTGATCAATTTGAAAGTAAAAGTTCCTCTTCAATAAGTAAACGCATAAGTGTAGCAATAAAACTCATCTCTGGTAGaaaacatgggcaagaaaaacaaAATTTCGTTGATGAAATTGAACTGCGTACTCGTTATAAGCATCCCAACGTAGCCTCTCTTATTGGCTTTTGTGACAAGGGTACCGAGATGATCCTTGTATATGAGCATGGTTCTAATGGAAGCCTAAATGACTATTTGATAAGCAATCATGATACAAGGAGTAAACTTACATGGAAGATGCGTCTACAAATTTGCCTCGAGATTGCACGTGGACTAGATCATCTTCACACCAAGATGGACAACAAACAAAAGATAATACACGGTGATATAAAGAGTGCCAACATTTTGTTGGTTAAAAAGTTGGAGGCGGAGTTAGAGGCAAAGATTGCCTACTTTGGACTCTTCAAATTACACCTAGAGAATCAAGATACTAGCACTCATCTTACAAATGATAGCATTGATACAAAAGTGTATCGGGATCCTGAATATGAAAGGACGGGTAAACTTGAAATAGAATCGGATATTTACGCCTTTGGAGTGGTTCTATTTGAGATATTTTGTGGGAGGTTGGCATATGATTCTTATTACATAGTTGAAAATGACAAAGGGCTTGCACCCATTGCATGTCGCCGCTTCAATGAAGGGACGATTAAGGAAATGATGGATCCTATGCTATCTGAAGAAACTGACGTGTTTTCTACAAATAAAGGACCCAATCAAGATTCTTTAGATACATTTTTAGATATTGCATATGAATGTTTGGGAGAAACTCAAGCTATGCGTCCGAAAATGGAAACTGTTATCAAGGAACTGGAGAAAGCGTTGGACTTTCAG GAAAACCTCATGAATAACCTCCAAATTTCACTCGAAGACATCAAATTTGCAACACAAAACTTCAGTCAAGAAAATTGTATTAAAAAGGGAAGAGACTGGAAGGCATACAAAGGAGAACTTCTGCATGCTAATGCTAACGCTAATGCTAATGCTATTGTTAATGTACGCACACCCATTGTTGCAAAGCGGTGGAATAGCAAGTCTGGTCGAGGAGATCGTCAGTTTAGGACGGAACTTGATATTCTTCTCAAGCGTAAGCATGAGAATATCATTGGTCTTGTAGGCTACTGTAACAAAATGAACGAAACCATTATCGTTTACCAAGATGTGCCTAATAGTAGTCTTGATAAGTATTTGAGTGATGCCAGTCTTAACTGGATGAAACGGCTTGAAATATGCATTGCCGTTGCAACCGGATCAGAGTTCTTTCACAAACGTGATGTAACACTAAAGAAGGTTGCACTTAAGGACATCAAAAGCAGTAGCATTCTAATAAATGTAGAAACAAAAAATGATTGGAAGGCAAAAATTTCTATTTTGGAGATGTCCTTATTAGATTCTTTAGATTTGGAGACGGAACATGTCAGCGATGATGCGTACGGCTACCTTGACCGAGAGTATGCCAAGCGGGAAAAATCTGTTGTATATTCATTAGGCGTGATTTTATTCGAGATATTATGTGGGAGACTGGCGTGGGTAGAGGGATATATCGAAAAAAGTGAATCATTAGTCCCTTTTGCTAAAAGGCATTATGAAGAAGGAAAACTTGATGAGATGGTGTTTGAGGGTTTAAAGAAACAAATTGTGTCAACTTCACTCGCTACATTTGCAGATATTGCGTATCAATGTTTGCGCGACAATGGTGATGACCGACCAGAGGCAACTGAGATTGTAAAACAACTCAAGAGAGCATTAGAATTTCAG GAGTATGAAATTTGGGAACCCAAACTGCCCGGAAACTATAAAGAAATAATCGGAATGTCAGAAACTCCCGAAATCTTCACGTCAAAACGGAAAGAGGAACTCTACAAATTGCTATCCGAAGGAATCTTTATTCAAAAGGAGAAAGTG TGGCTTTCACTTAGCAGTACTGGAAAAGTTAATACATTCGTATCAGCAACAACGTTTTCATATGGAGACCGTAGATCACATAAGTGCAAATCTATTCACAAGTCAATTACAAG GTTTCCAAGAGTGGTGAAGATGACAGATTTATCAAATTTGAAGATCCAAATCAAGATAAATACCGACGTTTTATCTTCAGATGTTGCTTATGGGGTTCGTTTGGTCTTCAAGTTCTGCGATCCAATAACAGATTCAAGAAAACTGACGTATGTGAACCTCAAATACAAAATGGGGGATGAAAAATTAAATGCATATTTTGCAACACACAGAGACGATGAAAGTGGGTGGATGATGATTGAATTGTTCCAGTTTTTGAAGCAGAAACAAGATACCGTTTTTGAGGTTTCATTAGAGAGCTTAGCACAATGCTATTGTAATAGCCGTTTTATTTATGTTCAAGGCATCGAGTTTAAAGCAATCGACAAG GTGGATCCGAAAGAAAATGAGAAATTAAAGGTGGTCCAAAAGTTATCATCGCTTAACGTGGAGAACGTAAAGAAACATATTATGCTTTCTGCAAAGGAGTTTTTGTACAACCCTCCTGGAATGACGTCTTTTCATTTTGAACCCTCAAATGATTCAAG ATTTGAAGATGTGGCGAAGCTTCTACGAGAGCAAGTGTTTAGGATCAAGTGCAAGATTGAAATTGAAAAACTCTCTCCATTTACAGAATATGCATGTTACCTTGTGTTCAAGCTTTCAGATAAATGCCGGGGGCTGTATGGTCCAGTGAAAGTACGGGATATACTACATAAGAAAAACAAGCCgactaaatttatatattttagattcCCGGCTCCATATAGTCAACATGATTATGCTAATTGGGTTCCAGAAGAGAGGAAAGATGGATGGATGGAAGTTATGGTGTGGAACTTCAACTCAAATTATAATAACAAGTGTGGAAAAAATAAAATTCCTATGAACTTGCAACTGATAGCTTATGAGGGAACAATGTCTGGGCTTATAGTATGCGGCTTAGAGTATCGGCCAAAGTAG
- the LOC139900446 gene encoding uncharacterized protein, with protein MNEVVKELDEAIEHQWKHENTVLRENTADADETTSSNLLKRKNLEHMRIQLADIMSATNNFDESYCIGSGGYGKVYKADLEHFDVQSLSLKEENKKDARTKRRSTVAIKRIINRQDDQGKQGFLKSYPGGWPMIGLS; from the exons ATGAATGAAGTTGTCAAAGAACTGGATGAGGCGATAGAACATCAATGGAAACATGAAAATACGGTTTTAAGGGAAAACACAGCAGATGCAGATGAGACTACATCATCCAACTTATTGAAG AGAAAAAACTTGGAACACATGAGGATTCAACTAGCTGATATAATGTCCGCCACCAATAATTTTGACGAGAGCTATTGTATCGGGTCAGGAGGTTACGGTAAGGTGTATAAAGCTGATCTTGAACACTTTGATGTACAAAGTTTGTCATTAAAGGAAGAGAACAAAAAAGATGCACGAACCAAAAGACGCAGCACGGTAGCAATAAAAAGAATAATCAATAGACAAGATGATCAAGGCAAACAAGGGTTTTTGAAATCTTATCCGGGAGGTTGGCCTATGATTGGACTTTCGTGA
- the LOC139900447 gene encoding putative receptor-like protein kinase At5g39000, which produces MRFSLFGFYSNVYFLNPSLVARLSCYGPIRSVDDLEITLQVIVSATNNFSDENLIQKDELGKYYKGQMFISGHLTDIVARRVGDTYVQIAGFWAEISMLDSLKHKNIVSIAGFCDEYDEKIIIYECTVHGHLDRHLFDATNLTWIRRLKICLGVAQALDYLHYDVVHCDINNSKILLDEDWEPKIFGFEYSTKFPGSWNSWRHRLLSSNHFITSKYRDPSYIDTAIVTPKYDVYSFGVMLFKVLCGRKASVKDGVDQSLLEMAKRHFADKTLDDIIDKGLRKQMDLQSLNIF; this is translated from the exons ATGAGGTTTTCCCTTTTCGGGTTTTACTCTAATGTATATTTTCTAAACCCTTCCTTAGTCGCTAGGCTATCTTGTTATGGTCCA ATCCGTTCAGTTGATGACCTAGAGATCACACTTCAAGTGATTGTCTCCGCAAccaacaacttttctgatgaaaatCTCATTCAAAAAGATGAATTGGGAAAATATTACAAGGGGCAAATGTTTATATCCGGACACTTGACTGATATTGTTGCACGAAGGGTAGGCGATACATATGTGCAAATAGCTGGGTTTTGGGCAGAAATTTCCATGCTTGATAGTCTCAAGCATAAAAATATTGTCTCTATTGCTGGCTTTTGTGACGAATATGACGAGAAGATCATCATTTATGAGTGTACAGTTCATGGACATCTCGACCGGCATCTTTTTGATGCAACTAATTTAACATGGATCCGAAGGCTTAAAATATGTTTAGGTGTTGCACAAGCGTTGGATTACCTTCATTATGACGTCGTACATTGTGACATTAACAACTCTAAAATTCTATTAGATGAAGATTGGGAACCCAAGATATTTGGTTTTGAATATTCCACGAAATTTCCAGGTAGTTGGAATAGTTGGAGGCACCGCCTTCTCTCGTCTAACCACTTTATTACCTCGAAATATAGAGACCCGTCGTATATAGATACCGCAATTGTGACACCCAAATATGACGTTTATTCATTTGGGGTGATGTTATTTAAAGTCCTTTGTGGAAGAAAAGCATCAGTCAAAGATGGTGTAGACCAGTCTCTACTTGAAATGGCAAAACGCCATTTTGCAGATAAAACGTTGGATGACATCATTGATAAGGGTCTAAGGAAACAAATGGACTTACAGTCACTAAATATCTTCTAA
- the LOC139900449 gene encoding IQ domain-containing protein IQM6-like: protein MGAIKFDAFYKYAAYYVTNTYVVSFSRIELLVSELKTQGPESLSAKPVMNRDLAAVKLQKMYKGFRTRRQLADSAVSVEQTWWKALDYAQLKSSSVSSEVEKPETAVSRWSRARTLAAKVGKGVSKNEKAQKLALQHWLEAIDPRHRYGRNLQYYYDKWLLSENSQPFFYWLDIGEGKDVDLKICPRTKLFKQCIKYLGPSEREEYEVIVEDGKFMYKLSKTMVDTTEDTKWIFVLSPSMVLYVGKKQKGKFEHSSFLAGGATLSAGRLVIIDGILKAVWPYSGHYLPTEENFHAFISFLKQHRVDLHAVKVR from the exons ATGGGTGCCATAAAGTTTGATGCTTTCTACAAGTATGCTGCTTATTATGTGACCAA TACATACGTGGTCAGTTTCAGTCGCATAGAATTGTTGGTATCCGAGCTGAAAACACAGGGGCCCGAGTCACTGTCGGCTAAGCCAGTCATGAACCGTGATCTGGCTGCAGTGAAACTGCAGAAAATGTATAAAGGTTTTAGAACTAGAAGACAGCTGGCTGATTCTGCTGTCTCAGTTGAACAGACGTG GTGGAAGGCTTTAGATTATGCCCAGCTAAAAAGCAGCTCGGTCTCATCTGAAGTCGAGAAACCAGAAACTGCTGTTTCACGTTGGTCAAGAGCACGAACCTTAGCTGCTAAG GTGGGGAAAGGCGTGTCAAAAAATGAAAAGGCTCAAAAACTTGCCTTACAACATTGGCTTGAAGCA ATTGATCCTCGACATCGATATGGTCGTAATCTTCAATATTATTATGACAAATGGCTTCTGAGTGAAAATAGCCAACCTTTTTTCTATTG GCTCGACATAGGAGAAGGAAAAGATGTGGATCTTAAAATATGCCCACGAACAAAGCTTTTTAAGCAATGCATCAAGTATCTTGGGCCT TCAGAAAGGGAGGAGTATGAAGTTATAGTGGAAGACGGGAAATTCATGTACAAACTAAGCAAGACGATGGTTGATACAACGGAGGACACTAAGTGGATATTTGTGCTTAGCCCTTCAATGGTTTTGTATGTCGGGAAAAAACAGAAAGGCAAATTTGAACATTCGAGTTTTCTAGCTGGCGGAGCTACATTATCTGCAGGCCGATTGGTGATTATCGATGGTATACTGAAG gctgtttggcctTATAGTGGACATTATCTCCCAACCGAAGAAAATTTTCATGCTTTCATATCGTTCCTTAAGCAACACCGTGTTGATCTCCATGCTGTCAAGGTAAGATAA